Proteins from a genomic interval of Asticcacaulis sp. AND118:
- a CDS encoding response regulator: MSTFSRVLALVVDDNHYMRVIVCTMLRAMGITHIREASDGAEALEIVRDWRPDVIITDLVMETLDGIEMTRLIRTGSDSPHPYVPIIMMTGHTDRSHVLAARDAGVNEFVAKPLTARALIDRMKSVIDNERAWVKSSNYTGPDRRRRRNPDFKGPFRRASDKAENL, from the coding sequence GTGAGTACTTTTTCGCGTGTGCTGGCGCTGGTCGTCGATGATAACCACTATATGCGGGTTATCGTTTGCACCATGTTGCGCGCCATGGGGATCACCCATATCCGCGAAGCCTCCGACGGCGCCGAAGCGCTGGAAATCGTGCGCGACTGGCGTCCCGACGTCATTATCACCGATCTGGTCATGGAAACGCTGGACGGCATCGAAATGACACGTCTGATCCGCACCGGTTCCGACAGCCCGCATCCCTATGTGCCCATCATCATGATGACCGGCCACACGGACCGTTCGCATGTGCTGGCCGCCCGCGATGCCGGGGTCAACGAATTCGTAGCCAAGCCGTTGACCGCCCGCGCCCTGATCGATCGCATGAAAAGCGTCATCGACAACGAACGCGCCTGGGTCAAGTCGTCCAACTATACCGGCCCGGATCGCCGCCGCCGCCGTAATCCGGACTTCAAGGGGCCGTTCCGTCGCGCCTCGGACAAGGCCGAGAATCTTTAA